CAATCTTATAATTTTCACCACACTATTCTACGATAGTGATAACATCTTTTCTATTGGTTTGACCGCTTTTTTCGCTATTTCAGGAGCCACTTCAACTGTTGGCCAACCAAATTTCAATGCATTGTATATCTTCTTGAGCGTATTCATCTTCATATACTCACACTCGTTGCAGCTGCAACCTACTCCACCCTCGCTTACCTCTGGAGGTACGGGATAGAAAATTACGTTAGGACAATTACGCTCCAGCTCATGCAGGATACCAGCCTCTGTAGCGATAATATACTCCTTGATTTCAGGATGCTCTTGGGCATAATGCAACATGGTGGCTGTAGAGCCCTTTACATCGGCTACAGCAAGTACTGGTGCCTTACACTCCAGGTGAGCCATCACAACAGCCTCAGGATGCTTCTGCTTCAGTTTAACGATAGCCTCTACAGAGAATTTCTCATGTACATGGCAACCACCGTTCCAAAGCAACATATTGCGGCCTGTAACGCTGTTTATATAGTTACCGAGATTATAGTCTGGACCAAAGATGATTTTTTCGTCCTGTGGGAAACTGTCAATTACCTTCTTAGCATTACCGCTTGTCACTACACAATCAGTCAGCGCCTTCACTGCAGCCGTGGTGTTTACATAACTCACAACCTTATATCCTGGATGCTCTTCCTTGTACTTTATCAAATCCTCAGCCTTACAGCTGTCAGCAAGCGAGCAACCAGCCTTCAAGTCAGGACAGATTACGGTTTTGTCAGGACTCAAGAGTTTGCATGTCTCAGCCATGAAGTGCACGCCACACATAACCATTACCTGGGCATCGGTTTCAGCTGCTTTACGAGCCAAAGCCAGAGAGTCGCCCACGAAGTCAGCAATGTCCTGAATCTCACCTACCGTATAGTAGTGGGCGAGGATAATAGCATCTTTCTCCTTGCAAAGCTTTCTGATTTCAGCTTTCAAGTCCAAGGCTTCGTCAACGGGTTCGTCAACGCATCCTTTCTCAATCCATTCTTTTTTCACCATAACATTCATATTATATTTCTTATTTTTTATTTTTTTTAAAAGAGAATATAGAGATGATGATATCCCGTGGATAAGTGGATAACATTCTGCATAAAAACTTGCGTATTTCGTTATCCAAGTCTTATTCCAGTTTATCCGCAGAGGCCTTTGAAATCTTTTTCTTGTCTCTTAATGCATTAACCGGTTTATCAACATTTCCCCAATTCGGTGCAAAGTTAATAAGTTTATATCTTTTTTCGGTCAAAAACTGCGAAAAAGTTTCTAAAAACTTAATAATATCTATGTGGATATCCTCTTTTCGTTGGTTTGAGATAGCTATGTGTGGATATTTACAAACTTATTAAAAAGTTATTATTGGGGTTTTCCGTACACTTATCCACGCTTTTGTGGAAAACAAAAAAGATGGTGTGGCATTAAGTCTGGATAATAGTTGGCGCATAACAGTTGACCACCGCATGCACAACAGCTGTTGGACATGCGCATATCAGCTGTTATGCAAGTGCACAACAGCTGTTGTGCGACCGATGATACTGACTATCTCAACAACATATTCTGTCTCTTCCAACAACATATCCTGTCTCTTCCAACAACATGAAGAGGGTGAATCATAAACTTATGATACACCCTCCTGGTCTGAGTTATTTATATGGTAGTTTTTGGTTATAGGGTTTTCATCTGTTTCTTTCTATTCTATACCTATTTATATATAGGTTTCTGATATATTATTATATATAGAAGTTCTGATTCCCTATCTTTTGTTCAAAACAGAATCAATTTTTTCTGTTACCAGTTCAGGAGAGATATTCTTCATACATGCGAAGTCTCCCCTAGCGCAAGGCTTGTTACCATAGATACTGCAAGGGCGGCAAGGTAAGTCAAGCTGTACGGCATTGGCAGGATCCTGATGCCAGCCCATGAAACCTGCGTATGGATGTGTAGCTCCCCAGATGCTTACTACAGGAGTGTTTACAAGCGATGCCAAGTGCATATTGGCACTATCCATGCTCACCATAACGTGCAGATGACTCATCAGGATGAGTTCCTGTTTCAATCCGTTAAGATGAGAAGAAGCGTTAATGAGCTGTGGATACTTCTCAGCCCAGTCGTTCATCACTGGTGTTTCGTCTTTGCCTCCACCGAAAAGGAAGATATGAGCGTGTGGATGATTGTGGATAAGTCGCTGGATAACTTTTTCCATCAGTTGTATCGGATATATTTTTCCCTCGTGTGCAGCGAAGGGAGCAATACCAATCCACGGCTCTGTTATGTGCTTGTCTTCTAGTGAGATAGAATTCTCTCCTACTCCGAATACCTCCTGTGGTAAGATACTTAAATCTCCTTGTTTTCCATCCCCATAGATAGATGTGAAATCCATGTGGATAGGATATCCAAGTTGTGCAAAAACATCAGCATAGTTTTGGAACGATGTAGGTTGCTGCACAAGTTTTTTACCATTAGAAGCTACCAGCTTGCGTTTTCCCTTGCGATGTTTGTCAATATGTGCTACCTTGAAGTTATCCAGATTGAAGCGCATACGCAGATAATCGGAACGCAGCACGCTATGTAAATCGGCAATTGCTGTAAACTGTTTGGCTATCAATCGGCGATAGAGTGCGTTGAGTCCTTTCACCCCTTTGTATTCCCCCTTGATATCAGCTTCCATAAATCCAACGTTAGGAGCCAAGTCTTCAAAGAAAGGACGGGCAAAGGGACGACTGAGCACAGTAATTCTTACTTTCGGGTATTGTTTGGCCAAAGATTGAATTACAGGTACGGTCATGGCAACATCGCCCATGGCTGAAAATCTAATTACCAGGATATGCTCAGTTTTCATCGTTTTTTTCTTCTATATATAATATAAGGTGAAAAAAGAGAGCCATACCTCTTATTATATAATAAGGTATATGCGCTCTCCTATTCTTTTTTTTATTTCTTGTAGAGTACAGGATTGGTTGAAGGATCGTTGTACATCTTCATCTGTCGGTAAACCTTCATGTATTTGCGTCCAGCCTCGATATCTTCCAAGAGTTGGTCGATAGCTGTAGAAAGGTCTACCTGCTGTTCCAGGAGTACATCCAGTTTGGCTTGGCATTTTGCTTTGTGCTCAGCCGAAGCTTCCGGGCGTTCCACCTGCTCCTTCATGTGATAAATCTTGAGGGCAAGAATACTCAAGCGGTCAACAGCCCATGCAGGACTCTCAGTGTTGATGCGTGCATCATCCTGAACCTTCACGTCTTTGTATGTTTCGCGGAAGTAAGTATCGATTTGCTCAACGAGGTCTGTTCTGTCCTGGTTGCTCTTGTCGATTCTGCGCTTCAATACGAGTGCTTCAGCCGGGTCTATCTGAGGATCACGGATAATATCCTCGAAATGCCACTGTACTGTGTCAATCCAACACTTCAGATAAAGGCAGTTCTCGATGCTACCTTCCTGGTACGGATTATTGATTGGTGTATCAATGTTGTCTTTGATATGATAATCGGCTATCGCCTGATTAAATATCTTATTGGCTTTTTCTGTAAATGTCATAATGGATTTAAATGTTTAATTAATACCGTACAAAAGTAACAAAATAATCTGAAACGACCAACAAAAAAGGAAAAAAAAGCCAAAAATATGCACAATTAGGGGGTGTTTGTGCACAATAATGCACTTTTTTCGCCAAAATATTTGTTTATCTCAAAAAAAAAGTGTTCCTTTGCACCCAGATTTTTAATTAGAAATTTATTTATAAACATTTTAAAAGTTACAATTATGTCAGAAATTGAAAGCAAAGTAAAGGCAATTATCGTTGATAAACTCGGTGTTGATGAGGCTGAAGTTAAGCCAGAGGCAAGCTTCACAAATGATCTTGGTGCAGATTCTTTGGATACTGTAGAGTTGATCATGGAGTTCGAGAAGGAGTTCTCTATCTCTATCCCAGACGATAAGGCTGAGAAGATTGCTACTGTAGGTGACGCTATCTCTTACATTGAGGAGAACGCTAAGTAATTTAGCAGCTAA
This Segatella copri DSM 18205 DNA region includes the following protein-coding sequences:
- a CDS encoding DUF4254 domain-containing protein; this encodes MTFTEKANKIFNQAIADYHIKDNIDTPINNPYQEGSIENCLYLKCWIDTVQWHFEDIIRDPQIDPAEALVLKRRIDKSNQDRTDLVEQIDTYFRETYKDVKVQDDARINTESPAWAVDRLSILALKIYHMKEQVERPEASAEHKAKCQAKLDVLLEQQVDLSTAIDQLLEDIEAGRKYMKVYRQMKMYNDPSTNPVLYKK
- a CDS encoding acyl carrier protein; its protein translation is MSEIESKVKAIIVDKLGVDEAEVKPEASFTNDLGADSLDTVELIMEFEKEFSISIPDDKAEKIATVGDAISYIEENAK
- a CDS encoding glycosyltransferase family 9 protein; the encoded protein is MKTEHILVIRFSAMGDVAMTVPVIQSLAKQYPKVRITVLSRPFARPFFEDLAPNVGFMEADIKGEYKGVKGLNALYRRLIAKQFTAIADLHSVLRSDYLRMRFNLDNFKVAHIDKHRKGKRKLVASNGKKLVQQPTSFQNYADVFAQLGYPIHMDFTSIYGDGKQGDLSILPQEVFGVGENSISLEDKHITEPWIGIAPFAAHEGKIYPIQLMEKVIQRLIHNHPHAHIFLFGGGKDETPVMNDWAEKYPQLINASSHLNGLKQELILMSHLHVMVSMDSANMHLASLVNTPVVSIWGATHPYAGFMGWHQDPANAVQLDLPCRPCSIYGNKPCARGDFACMKNISPELVTEKIDSVLNKR
- the nadA gene encoding quinolinate synthase NadA — translated: MVKKEWIEKGCVDEPVDEALDLKAEIRKLCKEKDAIILAHYYTVGEIQDIADFVGDSLALARKAAETDAQVMVMCGVHFMAETCKLLSPDKTVICPDLKAGCSLADSCKAEDLIKYKEEHPGYKVVSYVNTTAAVKALTDCVVTSGNAKKVIDSFPQDEKIIFGPDYNLGNYINSVTGRNMLLWNGGCHVHEKFSVEAIVKLKQKHPEAVVMAHLECKAPVLAVADVKGSTATMLHYAQEHPEIKEYIIATEAGILHELERNCPNVIFYPVPPEVSEGGVGCSCNECEYMKMNTLKKIYNALKFGWPTVEVAPEIAKKAVKPIEKMLSLS